ctttttttttgcaattctTTGTATATGTATTCTAAACCTCTCCAagttcttgtttatttttaattttttctggGTTAAAATTTGTACTTAACATCCACAAAACCCCAAGAGGGATTTGGAACATGTATTCATGTAAATAGTTGTTGCTGAATGTTTTGCAGTaataaaattcataaaaataaatacaaccaAATGTTTATTCGGTTTTTGATTTAGACCccctttttaaaatatatattcccTTGAAACCTTTTTTTGTGACTATTATCTGCAGTGACTATTAGCACAATAGTCACTACAGATAtctaataaataaatggataatTTCTTATTtagcattaaaatgttttttttgaaaatagacatttttttatatcgtagtttagctttgtttttttttttttctttttattggtCGTTGATATTCTGTAGTTTTCTTCCATTGGTAGCTATATGTACTGTGTTGACCTCTGTGTTACCTACTGAGCCTGCTTTTCACTGGGTTCAGGAAGTTTGCACGTTACAGCTTGTAATGCTTTGCTGCATACGAGATGATGTCGCCTTGTTCTGTGTGTCTGGACAAAATAATCTTAGTTCCTTACctcaaaacagaaatattatttCACAATTCAAACTTAACATGCAAAGAAAAGTTATgatgagaaagaagaaatgattaAATTTAGCTCTGATGGCCAAACTTAAAAAATTAATAACTGCAAAGGTATTTGTAGTAGAGCTGTTGGATTTTGCAGCTCAtagtttttacatgtttttttttttttaagtgtataACTGAGAAAATTCTGGGCGAGTTGGTATGGAATGAACTTTGACTCGCTGCTGTAGATTCCAGCATACTGCTATATACCTTATATAATGTTATCAGGTGAAGTGAAAACCAGGGAAGAGTGTGTATTTGAAACTTGCTGCTCCACAAGACCTCTCTGAAGTGAGTCTTGGTTGCAGCTGCCTGTAGATTCAGATTCACTTTCCTTGAGGAACGATTCTCACCTACTCTTCCTTGCTTTCCTTCCTCAGACGGCAACCTTGCGTCCATATCTCAATGCGGTGCGTGCCACTCTGCAGGCCGCCCTCTGCCTGGAGAATTTCTCCTCACAAGTGGTGGAGAGACACAACAAGCCAGAAGTGGAAGTGCGGTGAGTCTGTTGTCATAGCTTTGAATGCCTCTTTGGAGCGATTAAAATCAAGCAGTGCAGGAAATCAAAATGAATTGTGTGCTTTTCTGCCTGCTTCCAGGAGTAGTAAAGAACTGCTCCTCCAGCCTGTGATCATCAGCCGTAACGACAAGGAGAAGGTTCTGATCGAGGGCTCCATCAACTCCGTCAGAGTCAGCATCGCTGTGAAGCAGGTCAGTCAGGCTAAGAACAGATGATTATATAGTAAATGGTGATTAAAATGTAACTGACAGCTGTGAACCtcaatctgctgctgcaggcagaTGAGATTGAGAAGATCCTGTGCCATAAATTCATGCGTTTCATGATGATGAGAGCAGAGAACTTCTTCATCTTGAGGAGGAAACCAGTGGAGGTAAGTGGATGTTGAAAATGGGTGAGCCACATTTACAGGTTTCTCACACATAAAATTTGCCCACAGTTTTCCAATAAGCATTTAGTCacctttaacaaaaacaaaaatgagtttGTTATATGAATGAAGAAAATCGTCATCttgtcatctctttttttttttttttttttttttttcttgcagggCTATGACATCAGTTTTCTCATCACCAACTTCCACACAGAGCAGATGTACAAACATAAACTGGTGGACTTTGTCATTCATTTCATGGAGGAAATTGACAAAGAGATCAGTGAAATGAAGCTGTCTGTCAATGCCAGGGCTCGTATTGTCGCTGAGGAGTTTCTCAAAAATGTAAGttgtttttctacattttttttttgttgtttgcaaaATCAGGGGGACCTAGTGTAGAAGTTTGTGTTCCGTTTACTGCTTACTGCTAAAAtagttttttcattttattggaAGGTGATTATGGTTATATCATTAATGTAAAATCTGAAATTTATTCCTTCTTTGTCTTTAAGAATTTTTGAAGCTTAGacattgcttttgttttattcttgcAGTTCTGAGAGAGGGGAATACATTCCTATTGCGATCTTGGCCATCACTGTGGAGCTTTCACATCACCGAGCAGAGACGAGACAAAATGCCATCAGCCAAGAGAAGTTAAGAAAAATAAGACATAAAGATGTACTGGCCAATGGGGTTTTGCCCTTTAACCTTAAAATGCCCCTGTGCTCAAAAATATTGATGTTTGTACATAATGAATATTCACACCGGACATTAATTTCTGCCTTTAGAGCATTAAAAGAAGCCCGGGCATGTCCTTAAAAAAGATATTTGTAATCAGTATTAATGAGCACAGGGTAATATGGAAGTTTTTCAgataatttaactttttttaaatatatatattatatgcACATAAATTTCATTTTGCTATGTTTTGTTACGACAGACTTTAAAATACGAAGGCAATCAACCAGTACACGCTTATTATTTTAGCACACAGAGTAGACCCTATTGTAGAtggataattaaaataaatgtacttgATGACAgtgaagataaataaaaacattatactttttattttagtgatttttttttcgaATCCTTTGTGGTTTTATGAAGTTATGATGCAAAAGCAGAAGCTCTGTTTTTCCCCCAAACATTAAAGGTTTATTGAGATTTTTGCCAGCTGAAGACACACAAGGCATTTGGAATTATATTTTCAGTACAGTTATATACAATATCAAATGTATAATATTACAGAAATTGTACAGTTCTCAAAAAAATGGACATACCGTATAATACATGTTGATTTTCAGACAAAACTTACACCAAACAAACACGCATATACAGTTCTCACAGTACCTTATTTTAAACTCCAAGGTAAAACCAGGTATTGATTTGAATAACGAAATAATCAGTTAGTAATACAGTACCCTTTTAAGTGTCATACTGAAGAGTGAATATTTCTCATAGCATTTCACTGTATCAAAGTTCATGTCCAAAATCCGCTTGGACTTTTGAGTCACAGAACATGAgctacatgtttgtttttgagatTTACTCAGTGGCTACACCGAGCACAATGTCTggctcattttttttatatatataaatacaaccaggaagtgaaaacactgtataacaaaattaaaatattcgTTTATGTCTTTTGAAAATTTTCACAGTAGTCAGAGAATAAGGACCTTGATCAAGAGCATTttaactgaagctgctgcattCTCCTTAGTCTTTTTTGGGTTATGATACATGTTTTTCATACAAGAAAAACATCTTCACAAACACTGGAAGCATATGGCAATGTACACAGTGCACAATACAGAGTAGATATTAAATGTAATCATGGAAAAAGAGGGCAAAAGTTAAGGGAATACATTAGATAACAGTTGACCCACATATCAAAAATATTGACATTTTCAAGctacagtaacagtacagttCACgacaaacaaatgtgtaaaaatggaTTATATTGAGTAAAAGTGCTTTATAGTTGGATTCTGGGAAGATATTTATTTCTCCAGATCAGTGAAGAAGCTGCCAGGGCGGGCAGTTGAACAGCACCGTTAGGACAGGAAGTGCAGGAGTTTAGAAGTGAGCTGGGACTGTCTGCAGAGCGTCTTCTGTGCTGCGCTGCACGTTCACGTTCTGAAACAGTGATAAGACAGGAAAGGACAGTTATATTCCTACAGTACTTATCTGATTTTTACAAATTGAATTTTCTTCATTGAGCAATACTTTGATATACATAGCAATTAACagtaaaatgactaaaatgtatTCATGCTTTCAGTTGATATTCTGATACTTTTACTTGTGTATctagaattgaaaaaaaaactggagtaTATGAATGGAACTTGTGGGTGTGACTAAGAGATTTCTTAAATTAATAAAcagttttcagccaaaaaaaacagacagtcaGGTGCCTTTTGAACCATGAAATAGCTTCTGATGTAATCATTCCTCTGGTTCATACTGACCAATAAATAGTAATAATTCACTGTTAGTGTAAATATAGGATCAAATCTACAgctgtttgtgtaaaaaaatattcagatgtTTATCTGAAGGTAATATGAAGCTTCAGGAGTCTGAATTAGATCAAGTGGGTATCATAGACAAGTTACTGTTGTCTTTCTGGAAATTCTGCCTTTGTGTTTCCAAGGAGACCTAAAAGATTTCATGGTTTATATGGACACCCAACTGTTGTTCCAAGAaacctgaaaatgttctgtTCACACTTTATCATTTATGTGGTTCTATGGTTTAAAAGGACTCTGAATGATGACaatgttttgatgtcttcaatAATCTCTTTTAAAAAAGGGCTGTTTTAAAATTGTCCATtactttaaaatacattttttgtcaCACCCACAAATTATGTTGATATACTCTTTTCGTTTTTATTCCAACATTCATGTTGTTCACTAGAAAAAAGTAATAagagaaagtgatttttttttcagttttgacatATTTACAGTAAGTAAACCTTTACAAACAcaagtaaaacatgaaaataatgctacattttattaaataatttaagCATGTGTTTTACCACTTAACACTATCACGGATGATTTCATAGTAAATGATGTGCATCTTGATTCGAGTGCAGATTTAGTGATTAAAATTTCAGACATTGGCAGGCACTGCAGATTAGCCTTcacatttaaacagaaaacaagtttAGCTTAAAACAAGAATATtactgtaataaaaataatactgtGCGTCATTTTATGTGCCACAAAATCAAAGATTGAGGTTAAACTCAGATTAAACTAATTTGTCTCTTCTACACataagtataaaaaaaactagGTAGCTAGGTTTTATAACATACATGGAAATGGCTTCATGTTAATACAAAACATAATCAGGGCAacattcattatttaaaaaaaacgcATAATGTTAAATTCTAGATGGTGTTTAAAGATATATTTAAAAGCAGTACTGTTATGTGCTTGTTCTCATTCATAGGATTTGTTCCGCCACACAGTCACCTTTCTACACTTGTGAGGACCCTTAGTGACATAATGCATTGCAGCCGAAAAGGTCCTGACAAACAGATGTACAAgtagtcacagacacacacacacacttacattatTGTTTATGTCACTGCAGAGGGCATTGCTCTGAATTACATTCATTTCCTGAAGACATTACATTATGACATTATCCACTACATTCCTGACCCCAGTTAGAAACTTCATTTAGACGCAATCCCAAATTTTAATGGTTTATCTTATGGGGACCAGTTATTTGTTCTTCAAGTGTGACTGACTTTTGTCCCCACTATGTGAAAAATGCAAGTATCCCCccctacacatacacatacacagctgcagtacacatacacagcacagaTTTATCCTGAAACTGGATTCCAGTTATGTCAGTCCTACAAATAtggtcaaacaaacaaacaacatgagaCCATCTGTGTCTGACCCCACTGAGAGATAAAAATGATGCTGAGTTTGTTTGAATCACAACCAGAGCTTGACTGCCCTCCCCTGCCTCTGACCCTGCTGGTCAGCTGTCAGACTTAGTTGCCATCAAAGAATAGGTGTTTACTACTTATGCCTtggaaaatatcacaaaaatacAGCTAGCCTAACACTGTCCAAAGTTAAATAATCCACCTGTCAGCACATTTAAAGGTTGGTTAAAATATTCCTTAAATATATGCAAGGATGAATaaatttgttcagtttgttttaaaaaatatcacagtaagcaaatcatttttattgatttacacTGGGCTAAATAAAATGAGACAATGCTTACCACTATATTTTGTGCAATGACGTCTGGGTCCTCACACACAGATTCCACACACAACACCTGCATTGACAAGACAATATAGTAAACTCAGAGGCCTTCAAGTCGAGAAAGACTGATTGAATTCGATTAAAAACCCTGCCTTGGTTAACAAACCTTGAACCCATTCTGCTCAGCGAACTTGACGATGgtccctcttctttctcttgttgTATTTGTGGCATCAAAGACCTGAAACAACAGGAAGAAATCTCCTCTTATGCAGCCCTGACATGCACTTATTTACtgtattatttaattttcatgCAGACTTGAAGGACAGTATTGAGAACTTACCGCCACCTGTACTCCTTCAACACTCAGGTACTGCCGAACATCATTGAGTGCTGCCATCGCACACTGACTGTTGAAAGAACATTCAGACAAAGTCAGTCTACTGCAGCCAAGACAAGGATTTCCAGCACAGAGTTTGTTGCTACACCTGCTGTTGGATTTTCATTTTGGCAGACAAGATGTAagaatgttaaaatgttttgttatgtGTGAAAAATAATAAGAGGCAGGCTTTTTAATTAGAAGTTCTTCAAAGATGATGTTGCACCCAGCAAGCTCgaggaaaaaagaagataaacagGCTCTCACTGATGACACAAATGAAACTAATCATCCCATTACAAGTAACAGTGGATAATAAATTCTTATAAGGCCAAATGagctgtttttgtcatttttgccaCTTCTTTTTGAAGGGCTTATTTCttattcagacagacaggctttATCCAAACTTCAAGTTTGCCCCAATTATATAACACCACTTTTAtggaagtgaaactgaaatagAAAACCCCCAAAATGTCTTCTATgtagggatggggccgatccgatccCGTATCAGCTTCCATACCAACAAAATTCACAGATCGGAAATTTCCTATCCAACCTGCAGAGATTTCTgatccatgaaccatgtctgtgctttaatgttgtctgctgaaatgacccCACATGTGAgtccctgccggctgctctgctaactggctgcaaaatgtggaatggatttcctgaacagaGGCGTGTCTcaatccattccacagtttgcagccagctagcaggcgagcATTGAGCAGCACAGTGGCTAACCAACCTGTCCACAACATGTCCGCTgtgtgcagtggtggaggaagtactgaagcttagtacttaagtaaaagtacaaatatccctcaaaacattttcctcaagtaaaagtggaagtactacatcaagaatcttacttaagtaaaagtgctaagtacttacttttaaatttactttaaagtatttttttaaagtaaaagtactcacgcaatgggttgtctcagtgtcggggctgtgccattttttaaaaatattggttATTTTATATTACATAGTAAACTGACCCGTCAGTAAATTCACCCAtcggtaaactgacctgacggtaaactgacctgtcaGTAAATTCACCCgtcagtaaactgacctgtcggtaaACTGACCTATCGGTTAATTCACCCGTCTGTAAATTCACCCGTCGGTAAACTGACCCgtcggtaaactgacctgtcggtaaATTCACCCGTCGGTAAATTCACCCgtcagtaaactgacctgtTGTTAAATTCACCCATCGGTAAATTCACCCGTCAGTAAATTTACCCgtcagtaaactgacctgtcggtaaGAATGTAGATATGCTGATTTATGCTtatgtcactgctcacaagcaacTATACAACACCTGCTTAAACACGGCCAAAGATGGCTGcctgattctgagctggagggctcagacTCACGCTCAGCCGGCTttggctctgggttcatgttgatgtttcatgtcgtttcttctcgctGAAATCAGGCCAGTCCACCAGCTCGTGCTGCTACTATgcgctctgccatcattggaggtaatagaGCCATCTGAATGGTTGGCAAAATTTTGAGGAACTTATGTTCATAACATataacgagtaacggcataaactatagaaatgtagtggagttaTTTGGAGAGGGTAAGTCTACAAGAAGGCTACCTATGGGTATctgtcttgaatttaataaatgttgactgttaacaggatttcctgtttttctgactttcttttctgaccttatacttacctcaagttgccttttgggacatacatgcatacattcatacatatcatacttgcctgtagagaagatttattacagcatcatataaaatcaacaacaggggcgggctggggttgaaattcagcccgggagcttggtttggagaggccttttacctGATCGCACAACGGAtgtaagtggaactgtgattttaacatgaatactttatttgcaatataaaaacaatctaatgatatacatgatatacagtaagtagagtgcactaaagtaagctacatatgctcacacactatgcatactcaaacactatgtttatttaaaaattaaaactagtgtgtgcgcgtgcacgcgcagagaacagaggcaaaaagactggcaaaattatgttcaatttctgctttatttagtagcatgaaaacatggaaaaataaCACGGTTTGTGTAttgcttgcatgtggttttgctcaaataaaagcaattaagtgtgtgtgtgtctgtggcttctttcttaatttacctggcccgtctttcttgttttcttttgacagtttgatgactgactgagcggctgagccaatcacatttcagtagaaacagggatcatCTCAAATTGGGAGGGGCCGTTCGTATCcccccttaatatgcaaaatattagtttcacccAGTCCAGTGGTGCAAaatcatcccagtctaacgtTAGGTTCATAGAGTGTATAAAACACGGACGTAGCACCTGTgatgtcacccattggtttcggggagtcggttttgtgacaaAACCATGGCCATTTGAGCTGcaccatcttggattttagtgggaggtagtgtactttccatatttggcggagaggcggttactctatggGTCAACCGGCCGAGAACACCCACCCCGCACTTaactcggagcaaccgagctagcgtaatgctaatcagctaggctaacaagctaagcggcagctacacgcataCATGACAGTCCctgagtccgacccgactagctcgaacCTGTGCGACACACAGCGAGCGCTCGTACCTGAAGGTCAGTtctttacaaacaaaaacaccacagcacttgaaataataatttatgacattttgaggtcaaaaaaaattgtgactttttttggcattttttgacgccttactatactatgacgttttttatgacattttgaggtcaaaaaatttttggacttttttttggccgattttgacgccttactatactatgacgttttttatgacattttgaggtcaaaaaattttttgactttttttgcccgaaaaaaacgccttactatactatgacgttttttatgacattttgaggtcaaaaaaatttttgactttttttgcccgaaaaaaacgccttactatactatgtcgttttttatgacattttgaggtcaaaaaaaagtttgactttttttgcccgaaaaaaacgccttactatactatgacgttttttatgacattttgaggtcaaaaaaatttttgactttttttggccgattttgacgccttactatactatgacgttttttatgacattttgaggtcaaaaaaaatttagactttttttggccgattttgacgccttactatactatgacgttttttatgacattttgaggtcaaaaaaaaatttggactttttttgcccgaaaaaaacgccttactatactatgtcgttttttatgacattttgaggtcaaaaatttttttgactttttatgcccgaaaaaaacgccttactatactatgacgttttttatgacattttgaggtcaaaaaaaattttgactttttttggccgaaaaaaacgccttactatactatgtcgttttttatgacattttgaggtaaaaaaaaattttgactttttttgcccgaaaaaacgccttactatactatgacgttttttatgacattttgaggtcaaaaaaatttttgactttttttggccaaaaaaaacgccttactatactatgtcgttttttatgacattttgaggtcaaaaaaaatttttactttttttggccgattttgacgccttactatactatgacgttttttatgacattttgaggtcaaaaaaaattttgactttttttgcccgaaaaaaacgccttactatactatgacgttttttatgacattttgaggtcaaaaaaaattttgactttttttggccgattttgacgccttactatactatgtcgttttttatgacattttgaggtcaaaaaaaattttgactttttttggccgattttgacgccttactatactatgacgttttttatgacattttgaggtcaaaaaaaattttgactttttttggccgaaaaaaaagccttactatactatgacgtttttatgacattttgaggtcaaaaaaaattttgactttttttgcccgaaaaaaacgccttactatactatgacgttttttatgacattttgaggtcaaaaaaatttttgactttttttggccgaaaaaaacgccttactatactatgacgttttttatgacatcgtgagttcaaaaaaaattttgacattttttggccgaaaaaaacgccttactatactatgatgttttttatgacattttgaggtcaaaaaatttttttgactttttttgcccgaaaaaaacaccttactatactatgatgttttttatgacattttgaggtcaaaaaaaattctgactttttttggccgattttgacgccttactatactatgacgttttttatgacattttgaggtcaaaaaaaatttagactttttttggccgattttgacgccttactatactatgacgttttttatgacattttgaggtcaaaaaaaaattttgactttttttgcccgaaaaaaacgccttactatactatgtcgttttttatgacattttgaggtcaaaaatttttttgactttttatgcccgaaaaaaacgccttactatactatgacgttttttatgacattttgaggtcaaaaaaaattttgactttttttggccgaaaaaaacgccttactatactatgtcgttttttatgacattttggggtaaaaaaaaattttgactttttttgcccgaaaaaacgccttactatactatgacgttttttatgacattttgaggtcaaaaaaatttttgactttttttggccaaaaaaaacgccttactatactatgtcgttttttatgacattttgaggtcaaaaaaaatttttactttttttggccgattttgacgccttactatactatgacgttttttatgacattttgaggtcaaaaaaaattttgactttttttgcccgaaaaaaacgccttactatactatgacgttttttatgacattttgaggtcaaaaaaatttttgactttttttggccgattttgacgccttactatactatgtcgttttttatgacattttgaggtcaaaaaaaattttgactttttttggccgattttgacgccttactatactatgacgttttttatgacattttgaggtcaaaaaaaattttgactttttttggccgaaaaaaaagccttactatactatgacgtttttatgacattttgaggtcaaaaaaaattttgactttttttgcccgaaaaaaacgccttactatactatgacgttttttatgacattttgaggtcaaaaaaatttttgactttttttggccgaaaaaaacgccttactatactatgacgttttttatgacatcgtgagttcaaaaaaaattttgacattttttggccgaaaaaaacgccttactatactatgatgttttttatgacattttgaggtcaaaaaatttttttgactttttttgcccgaaaaaaacaccttactatactatgatgttttttatgacattttgaggtcaaaaaaaattctgactttttttggccgattttgacgccttactatactatgtcgtattttatgacattttgaggtcaaaaaattttttgactttttttggccgaaaaaaacgccttactatactatgacgttttttatgacattttgaggtcaaaaatttttttgactttttttggccgaaaaaaacgccttactatactatgtcgttttttatgaaattttgaggtcaaaaaaaattttgactttttttgcccgaaaaacgccttactatactatgacgttttttatgacattttgaggtcaaaaaaaattttgactttttttggccgattttgacgccttactatactatgacgttttttatgacattttgaggtcaaaaaaaattttgactttttttgcccgaaaaaaacgccttactatactatgacgtttttatgacattttgaggtcaaaaaattttttgactttttatgcccgaaaaaaacgccttactatactatgtcgttttttatgacattttgaggtcaaaaaaaattttgactttttttgcccgaaaaacgccttactatactatgacgttttttatgacattttgaggtcaaaaaaaattttgactttttttggccgattttgacgccttactatactatgacgttttttatgacattttgaggtcaaaaaaaattttgactttttttgcccgaaaaaaacgccttactatactatgtcgttttttatgacattttgaggtcaaaaaaatttttgactttttttggccgaaaaaaacgccttactatactatgtcgttttttatgacattttgaggtcaaaaaaaattttgactttttttgcccgaaaaaaacgccttactatactatgtcgttttttatgacattttgaggtcaaaaaaaattttgactttttttgcccgaaaaaaaagccatactataccatgacgttttttatgacattttgaggtcaaaaaattttttgactttttttggccgattttgacgccttactatactatgacgttttttatgacattttgaggtcaaaaaaaattttgactttttttggccgattttgacgccttacaatactatgtcgttttttatgacattttgaggtcaaaaaaattttttactttttttggccgattttgacgccttactatactatgacgtttttta
This region of Toxotes jaculatrix isolate fToxJac2 chromosome 3, fToxJac2.pri, whole genome shotgun sequence genomic DNA includes:
- the arpc4 gene encoding actin-related protein 2/3 complex subunit 4 — its product is MTATLRPYLNAVRATLQAALCLENFSSQVVERHNKPEVEVRSSKELLLQPVIISRNDKEKVLIEGSINSVRVSIAVKQADEIEKILCHKFMRFMMMRAENFFILRRKPVEGYDISFLITNFHTEQMYKHKLVDFVIHFMEEIDKEISEMKLSVNARARIVAEEFLKNF